In the genome of Anabrus simplex isolate iqAnaSimp1 chromosome 6, ASM4041472v1, whole genome shotgun sequence, one region contains:
- the LOC136875437 gene encoding methylglutaconyl-CoA hydratase, mitochondrial, producing MLVHRLITCTKLAFSIRPKLFCSSASKTYQDLVVHHVDNDQSIVVLGLNRPKAKNALGQILAADIANALEDIKCHTKARVVILRSMVPGIFCAGADLKERLQMNPLEVNMYVSKLQSLATSIENLPMPVIAAIDGVALGGGLELALACDIRVASSDAKLGLVETKLAILPGAGGTQRLPRLVGPSIAKELIFTARVLDGKEAFNMHIVNHVMQQNEAGDAAYKRALGIAREIVPNGPVAVRMAKLAINKGLEVDLNTGYVIEQACYAQVIPTKDRLEGLAAFSEKRIPRYTGE from the coding sequence ATGCTTGTTCATCGATTAATTACGTGCACAAAATTAGCATTTAGTATAAGGCCGAAGTTATTTTGTAGTTCAGCTTCCAAAACCTATCAGGATTTAGTTGTGCATCATGTCGATAACGATCAGAGCATTGTTGTTCTGGGCTTGAATCGGCCTAAAGCGAAAAATGCTTTGGGACAAATTTTAGCTGCTGACATAGCAAATGCTCTGGAAGACATAAAATGTCATACAAAAGCACGCGTTGTTATTTTGAGAAGCATGGTACCAGGTATATTTTGTGCTGGGGCAGATCTGAAGGAAAGGTTACAAATGAACCCTTTGGAAGTTAACATGTATGTATCGAAGTTGCAGTCTCTTGCTACTTCTATAGAAAATCTACCTATGCCAGTCATTGCTGCAATCGATGGTGTTGCACTGGGTGGAGGTTTGGAATTAGCTTTAGCCTGTGACATTCGAGTGGCATCAAGTGATGCAAAATTAGGTTTAGTTGAAACAAAACTTGCCATATTACCTGGAGCAGGTGGTACCCAGAGGCTTCCTCGACTAGTTGGCCCTTCTATTGCCAAGGAATTGATATTTACTGCACGGGTATTGGATGGTAAAGAAGCCTTTAATATGCATATAGTAAATCATGTTATGCAGCAGAATGAAGCTGGAGATGCTGCATATAAAAGAGCTTTGGGAATTGCCAGAGAAATAGTACCTAATGGACCTGTTGCTGTGAGAATGGCCAAGCTTGCTATAAACAAGGGTCTTGAGGTTGACCTTAACACTGGTTATGTCATTGAACAAGCCTGTTATGCTCAGGTGATACCAACTAAGGACAGACTCGAAGGGTTGGCTGCTTTCAGTGAGAAAAGAATTCCAAGATATACTGGTGAATAA